TTCCATTTCTTTCAGCAAGCCCAGAGCTTTCCCTAGCTCCCCATGGAGACAAAGGTGGTCAATCAATATGTTGTAAGTAAATTCATCAGGCGAGCAACCACTGTTTTTCATCTCCTCAAACATTCGCAAAGCTATCTCATAATCCCCAGCCTTGCAGAGACCACTGATCAAGGAATTGAAAGTATATACATCTGGTAGAAGACCTTTGAGAGTGAGGCCACGGGCAAGTTCTATAGCATCATCAAGTCGGTTCTCTGTACACATAGTACTAATAAGAGTATTATAGGTTACCATATTTGGTAAGCAACCCCTCTCGGCCATCTGATTCAGGACACATGTAGCTTCTTCAATCTCTCCTAATTTACACAACCCAGAAATCAGAGTATTGTAAGTTACAACATCAGGATCATAACCTTCCTGAAGCATCACATCTAATATCTCAAGTGCATGCTTGATATGCCCAGCTCGGCACAGCCCACTAACCAGAGTGTTGAAAGTGAACTTATCAGGGCTGAATCCCTTTACAGACTCTTCTTGTATCAAGCCAAGAGCTTCTTCTACTTTTCCTTGTTTGCAGTATCCATGTATCAGAACATTAACCGTTACATTGGTCCGAATGCAACCCATCTCCGACATTCTTGCCTTTATTCTTAATGCACCCTCACTATTCCCTTCTTCAATGAAGCCCTGCATCAGGGTAGTGAATGTTATCTCATCAGGCACCAAACCATAGCTTGACATCTCCTCCATCATCGAAATTGCGGGTCTAATTTGATGCGTTTTACACAAAGCCTTAATCAAGATATTGAAAGTAGATACATCTGGTTGGATTCCTCTACTAGTCATTGTAGAATACACCAATTCAATCAATTTAATCTTGCTTTCTTCCACAAGGATATTTAGCACAAAATTGCAAATATATGTATTGGGTTTGACTCCAAATTCTTCCATCAGATTGAGAACCACATTAACAGCCTCATCAAACAGCTGGAATCTAGAATAACTTTCAATGAAGATCTGGAAAATACCTGCATCAATCTTACAGCCGGAGAGCCTCATCTCCTGTAAAAGGCCCTTCATCTGATCAAAAGATCCGGCCTTTCCGAGCTGCTGAAGGATCTCCTTGTAAATGGAGGAAGTGGGTGTGAAATTCTCTTTCTTTGACACCCAATTAAGTAGGCGGAGAGAGGACTCCGCATCCTTCTGGCGGCGGAGGACGCCAAGAAGATCATCTGGGGTAAAATCAGGAGGGATTTGGTGGATAGGACTGGCGTCAGAAGCAGTCGATACTGCAAGCTCTTGGCGACCTTGGACGGATGCAAATGGGACAAACTTCGGCAGCTTTCGGTCTAGGGTATGAGGGGGGCAGCTTAACTTCTGAAGAAGAACAGAGGGATGAGGCATCAGAGCTGACAAAAAAGGCGCCATTGGGGAAATATCTCAAACATGTAGCGCTCGAACAGGGAACAGATATCTGCAAGAAGTGGGTTCTTCAGTTGAAGCGCTCAAACAGCTGGGGATTatctaaaaaataatagaaagggAGATGGAGGTGCAAAGATCCAGCTGCTTaaagagaaaaatcaaaatggtaGTGAGAATATACGAGGCGGATGGCATTTGGAAATCGTGAGCTTGGAAAGTTTAGAAATAGAAATCAGCTGGAGAGGATTTCTTTCCAAGAGAAAGGAGTGCAGGACTAGAAGTGGAGAAGAATTGGGATAAAACAAGGGAAACTGGAGAAGGAATTGTTTTGGAAACAAAGATGTTTACAGGTGGAGTGGAAATGGATAAGAGGTCCAGTCGCTATCCCAATTTGAGAATTGAGGGAAGTGGTGACCATAACGGGAGAAATTATACCCCACACTGCATGCACGTGCCGTGCGCCCTCCTGTTCCTTGGCTGCCGTGttccaaagaaaagcacttgcaTGCAGATAATCACAATCATCCATTTCTCTAGCAGTGCATTCAGATGAGCCCTTGATGGATAGAAACTATAGAAACGAGCAGCTATCAATGGCCACGTGCAACGCCACATGGTGCACAACATACATACATTTGTCTTGATGATTGGCCCATAATGCATCTTGATGATTGGTGGTGTACACAGCCATGCTGGTGCACGTAgtataggatataatttttgccGCCTACATATAGGTCAGATTGGACTCAACCAGATTTGGTACATCGAGCTTGAGTCCAAATGGTCATGGACCAAGCTTGGGGTTCCACTTTGTGGTGGCCTTATAAGAGAAGGATTGGACCTGGCTTCCCAGTGGTCAGGGGCCATACCTTCAGGATCCAGTCTTCCTGCCAGCTACTAATCTAGACCAACTAGAACCCTTTCTATGATGTAAGAAGAATCCTAATGCAATCCAGATCCTTCGTTGTATCAATATTTTAATAtcagaaaatatatatttgctATCCATTTAGGCTAGTTTGACAAGGAAGAAAATTATATTCGAAGGAAACTAATCAAGCTCGAAATGGTTTTTGGGAGGCCCagcaaatcttctttcttttggaagcgattcatcttctttcttttcttcttctcttcttttttttttttttttcttaatgaaGATGCCATAGCAAATGCATCAAATCCTGACCTTTAACTTGTGCCTTCTCTTCATGCTGGGGTTAGGTACTGCATCTTGTAACAAGTTTTTCATATTGGAGATACCAACCAAAGGATCGTTATCACCAAAAGCCACACTCAACCTGCCTCACAGGAGATCCTCATCACTTCACTGGAGACCCACTAATGGAGTTTCTTccaatctactgaaaaatagtgGGGTCCCAGGCATAGCCATGAACTTCTTGCCGAGCAACTTCGAGCCTGCAGCCTTCTAATGGGCTGCTGTGCTTTGAGATTTTTTATAGGTATCTCTCCTGTCACGCTCGTAAATAGTTAGGGGATTGCGTCACACATCGATCTTAGAGCTAGAAAAGAGTCCATAAAAATCGTTTATAGATAGAATAACTAAGTGGACAATTATGTATTTCACAAGAAAAATTGGATCATTCCCCACACTTGTAAATAGTTCACAGCTATATATGAGGTAGGCAtcaagatttttctttcttatttttaagCAAACTTGGGCTTAATTAATCATGATTTATGTGttcatctttcttctcttaTTTTTTACATATTTCAAGAAAGATATCATTTAATTCTTTTTCTATTGTTTCTTTTCTAACTGAGATGTATGGTCCATAGATCTATATGTCTATACAAATTCTGTTCATGGATTATGAAAATATACAAAAGCTCTATTTACCTCTACTATTCTATCATGACTGTGATCTCATTATATATAGTATGCAAGTGGTCCTCTAACCTGAAGACATGACTATCCATTTTGAGGTTAGTCCAATAAATTTAGGGCCAAATCCCTGTACCTTCTAGGATACTCTGGAATTATCTTAGCAAGCACACTAGCTTATTGTGCTTTGCCATTAGTGGGGGTAAAGATTGTCCAACAAGAAATCCATCTATAGGAGTTTATCCGTATCAGAATAGAGATATTCAGATATAGAAGTCCTAGATCTAGACTATATTTTAacaaaatctatttttatattatgcAAATATTATATTGAACataaacaaaatattttatCCAAAATTGGTTTTGCGCTCACATCGATTTTTGGTGGAGTCTAACACGTAACCCAAGATACTAATGGGCCATGAAATCAATTGGCTATGGGCTTGACCGTGCTAATATTTTCTCAATAACCGATCGAAGACAAAGAAACGCAGATAGATTGAGTTGCAGAAATAGATATCATATATAAAAAGAGACTATTGGGTTCATTATATCTACTAGGAGTCAGTTTAATTTTATATCATTATATATTGAAAGGTTAGTCTGACTTACTTTACAGTGAGTGTAGATTAGAAACCTAAATTGATCTCAAGTCTTATACTTATCCATCAGCCTTAGTCTCTCTCATCTCATACTTACCAAATTCATCTGACTAGAAGGACCAAGACCTTAGAATAGAAATTGGTTCATATGGGAAAACAAGTCCCAATTAGAATGGTCAATGAACTGGATCTATACATTGGATTAAGGTTTCCTGTGGCTGGCTCCTGCCTCCTAGGACCAACTCTAGTTGGCCGACCGTATGTGAGAACCCTTAGTGGCTGCCACTAAAGGCGTCCTAGTGTGGCATCACATGGCCTAGGGTTTCTAGCTAGGGCTCTTATGTGGACTTCTGAGTAATTCTTTAAGAGCTTGCCTAGTACATCTAAGTGGTGTCTAGAGAAGTATTCATCCATATTCCTGCATCTTATTATGTTCTCACATTCACATAcaagacaaaaaaaatattatcctGAGCTACCTCAAcagtcgaccccaagcttgcAACAAGTCGACTTTGACACACTGTCGCTGACTGATACGCCTTCACGAGAATGTAATGGTCTATCTTGATATTCATGAAACCTAAGTTTTTATAGTGAGTTTTTGAAAATAGGGATCTAGTCTTAACATTCCGCCACGTCACGATGTTCGATTGCACTGTTGTCCTTTCAGTTTACCATTCAGGGGAATAGCCCATCTACACCACTTCATGCCAAAATAGAAAGGATAAGCTTACTTGATCGTAAGCTTCCTCGAAATCTAATTTACATAACATTCCTTCTTCCTTGGTGAACTTGCAGTGACACATTACCTCAATAGCACAAGCAAAGGTATCTTTGGATCTGTCTCCCTTCAATGTGTTGGAAAATTTTGATTGATTTTCCCTTTTTGAAAAGGTCTGAATTTTTTAACTCATTGTTAATAGTCCCAAATTGGATACTTAAATGCAAGTAAATTTGTATTTATTAACATATAGTAGTTTTAGGCCTCGTTGGACTTTGGAGATGTTGGGCTTGCAACCACACATGTATACTCACTCACCTCGGCTTAGCTGGCCGTGGCGTGGCATGCATCCAAGCATAGTGTGCACATGCATGATGCATTACATATATCAAAAATTTCGACAGGACTCTTTCCCACATGCGCTACCTAGTCTTTATAAGGTTCTAGTATAAGAAAATCATTAAGGTCTTTATTGAAAGAGCCATTAAGACATTTATAAGCGTCTCCAAGGATTATCTGGACCGAACCTGTAAAAAAGCTCCAAGTCCTAGGTCTGAAATACAAGGCAAAGAAAGCTTGTGTGAGTTACAATTTAGCCTGCTTTGAACTTCTGCTTTCTCCCAATTCTActctatttttctctcctaaTTTTTCTACTCTTTTCCTAATTTTGTTCCGTCCTTTCTTCTTGGGCAACCAAAAGAGTTGTTAGGCCACACCTCCATATGATCGTGCTAGTGATAGGAGAATTCGATCTGAATCAAGTTTGTTGTACATTAGAGACAATCTCATCAAAGACTTGCATAAGGTGAAATTTATTTATCTTCATATACCTCATTCCAAGCACAATTTCCAAATTTtcttattaatttaaaattatttataaatttaatttcGTGCAATTATTAGCAATTCCTAGAAAATAGCATCCTAAGGTGGATTGTGAGTCACCAACCTATTAATTTCGCCATCCAGCCTTGTCAGCGAGGATCTTTGAAACATCTTAAGAACACCATTCATTAGAGAGATAATCTCATAGCATTCTTTCGTGTCAGGGTTATAATGGTAAACTTCAACCTTCCAATCTCTTGTTTGCCTGCATAAATTTCATCAAATGGTAGACCAAAGTCACGCTTCCAATCTCTGACTCATCTATGTTTCCCACTAGTTAGAAGCCGGCTAATATGATTCTTCCTCCTGGTACTATTGGCAGCTCGGTGGAAGAATGCTGAATTCCTCCACTTTTAGAGAACAACGTTCAGAAAGCTCCTCTTTTAGCAACGATCTGTTCTCTTCTTCCAAGTCCAACCAATGCATCCCATCCAAACTTAATTTTCTTCTTGCCGTAACATCCACTACACTAGTTTTACTCCAATTTCTCTGTTTCTATCCAAGAAATCTAAGCATCACTACCAGGTCATGTGCTGCATTGCTTTTCTCTTCCACCAAGCCACCACTGCTTAATAAGATCCTC
The sequence above is drawn from the Phoenix dactylifera cultivar Barhee BC4 unplaced genomic scaffold, palm_55x_up_171113_PBpolish2nd_filt_p 000057F, whole genome shotgun sequence genome and encodes:
- the LOC103717152 gene encoding pentatricopeptide repeat-containing protein At3g53700, chloroplastic, giving the protein MAPFLSALMPHPSVLLQKLSCPPHTLDRKLPKFVPFASVQGRQELAVSTASDASPIHQIPPDFTPDDLLGVLRRQKDAESSLRLLNWVSKKENFTPTSSIYKEILQQLGKAGSFDQMKGLLQEMRLSGCKIDAGIFQIFIESYSRFQLFDEAVNVVLNLMEEFGVKPNTYICNFVLNILVEESKIKLIELVYSTMTSRGIQPDVSTFNILIKALCKTHQIRPAISMMEEMSSYGLVPDEITFTTLMQGFIEEGNSEGALRIKARMSEMGCIRTNVTVNVLIHGYCKQGKVEEALGLIQEESVKGFSPDKFTFNTLVSGLCRAGHIKHALEILDVMLQEGYDPDVVTYNTLISGLCKLGEIEEATCVLNQMAERGCLPNMVTYNTLISTMCTENRLDDAIELARGLTLKGLLPDVYTFNSLISGLCKAGDYEIALRMFEEMKNSGCSPDEFTYNILIDHLCLHGELGKALGLLKEMELNGCARSVVTYNTLIDGLCKNMRIEEAEEIFDQMDMQGVSRNLVTYNTLIDGLCKSNRVDEATELMDQMIMEGLKPDKLTYNSLLTHYCKQGNIKKAADIVQTMTSNGCEPDIVTYGTLIGGLCKAGRTQVACKLLRTIQMKGMVPTPKAYNPVIQSLFKQRKTREAIRLFREMVEKGEPPDAVTHKFVFRGLCLGGGPIGEAVDFLVEMTEKGFLPAFSSFSMLAEGLLSLAMEDTLNRVVELVMERADFTESEIAMIRGFLKIRKFHDALTTFGRLLRSRVPEKVYN